The genomic stretch GAGCCGGGCACGGGAAACGGCGACTGTCCCAGGCCGAAGTCATAGACGTGCTTTCCGGCCTGTAACAACGCGCGGCATTTTTCCTTGATCGCGAGCGTCGGCGATTGGCCAAGTCCGCGGACATTCAGATTGAGACTGACTGGCTTTGAGGAATTCATCGCTACGTGGTTCTCGATCGGCATGGTATCACCCCGTCGGGTGAAAAATCAATATCGCAGCGCGGCCCGAGCCTCGAGGTGCGATATGGGAAAAATCGAATTCAATCCGGTGCTTAGTCGCCGGTACCGAGGTCCTGATTGAACGCGTACATCACGAGATTCTCCTCCTCGTGTTTGTGCTGTTCGACGTAGGCCAGGAACATCCCGATTCGGGCGATGGCGTGTCGGATGAGCAGATTGTCTTCCGGCCGCAGTTCGGCGATCGATGCATCGAGCTCGCGCATGAGCCGATCAAGCTCCGAATGCTCATGGTGCAGTGCTTCGACCTTTCGAGACAGCGTAGGCCGAATCCGTTCGACGCCCTTCATGTAACCACCCTCCTCCTCCATGGCCATGTGGTTGCGAAGGTGCGTGGCCAGCTTGCTGAAGCTGGTTCGGAGTCTCGGCAGCCAGTCCGACAACTGTCCGACCGGCGGGACCGCCAACTGCTTTCGCACGTCGTATGTGAACTCCTGGACTCGAGCGTGCTCGTCGTGAATCCACTTTGCGATGTCGCGCGGCGTCATCGTAAGCCCTCCGAAGATGGTTAGCTCCCGAACAGAACCTGCTGCACAATTCATGCCAATCACGGCTGATGTTATTCAGGACCGTCAACAACATCATATCGGCTTTCAACGTTGAATCGTGGCGCGTCGGCCGGTGAAACCGGTTCAAGCTGATCGAGCCAATACGCCTCATCGTTGCGGCGGTAAACCATGAACTTGCCCCGCAGCGACGGGTCTTTCGCGCGATGATATCGCAGATAGATGTACTGATCGTCCACGCCCGCAATTTCGATTTTACCGGTCTCATGAGACATTGAGTACCGGGCACGGCGAGCCAGACCGGACCCGCGACGCAGCGCCTCGCGGAAAATATCCCATCCACGAACGATCGGCACTTCGTACGGCTCGTTACCGGCGGTCGGGCGTCCTTGGAACAGGTAGTACGGCGGGCAGCCGATCCACGAGAGCTTTCTGTATAAATCCGAAAGCACATCCGGGTCGTCATTGATGCCCTTGATGAGCGGACATTGATTCACGCAGATCACGCCGCAGCGGATAAAGCGGTCGATTCCCTCGATCGCCGCCTCCGTCAATTCGCGCGGATGATCGAAATGAGCCATCAGATAGATGCGCCGCATGGGCGTCGAATAGGTCGAAAGCAGTTCCTGCAAATCCGGGTCGTTGAGAATCCGCCATGGGTCAAAGGCCGGCATTTTTGAGCCGATGCGAATGATCCGAACGTGCTCAATCTCCCGTAACCCGCCGATTATCTGCCGCAGTTTCCGCGTCGCCATCAGCAGCGGATCTCCCCCTGTCAGGAGGACATTTGTCACCTCGGGATGCTCGGCGATGTAGCGGATACCAGCCGAAACGTCTCGCGTCACCTCGTCGTTATCATCCATGAAGAGCCGCTTGCGGAAGCAATAGCGGCAGTATGCGCCGCAAACTTCGTTGCATAGCAGAAGAACAGTATCGGGATACTTGTGCTGAACGCCGTTGGTAACAGTTACAGATGCCTCATTGCTGGCATCGAGCTGTCCCCAGTCGTTCAGTTCCTCTTCGCGAGGGATGATGAGCTGCTTGATTGGATCGTCGGGATCGTCCCAGTTGATCAGACCGAGGTAGTAATCGTTGGCCCGGAACACATATCGCTCGGCCACTTTCTTGAGCTTGTCGCGCTCGGCCGGCGGAATCTGGGTAAGCTTATCAATGTCTCGGATGTACCTGACGCGCGGGGCGCCTCCCTCGCGACCCTCGAATTGCGGGAGCGTGACGGCTGTCATGGGCGTTCTCCTCGGTTGGCAAATCCCGCGATGCAGGACTCGCATGTTATCTTATTTTTCCTCGTGACGTCTCGCACGGCCATTTGCATCAGCCAATCCGTGTTCCATCAGCTCAGGCTGCACTCGGCAAGATCGGTTCAGATTCCATCGCGGAGACTGTCGAATACGCCGCGGTGAATACTGAATCGGACTCCGAAACGTCGTCGATTCGGAAACCCTTTTTTCACCTCCTCATGTCGGACCGGACTCAGCGCACGAAATTACATCCGACCCGCTTGGTCGAATAATGAAAATACAAATGCGCTTGCTGGCCTGAAGGAATTCTAGCCGATCTTTGCAAATTCGGCAACTTTTTTCCGCGGCATCGCCCGATACAGAGGCCACCCGGTGGTCGCCACAGAATCATCAAGCAGATTGAGAATGCCGTCGTAATGGCACAACGATCTGTTCGATACAATTCCGGATTCGGGCCTTCGGACACACCATCCCGCCCACCGGCATGAGCAGCGAGCTCTTCATGGGAAGGACCCGAGTCGATGCGCAGGCGACGGCGCGATATCATGGCGATAGATCGAGAATTCAGAATCCTTCGTTTCGGCGCGGTCGTGACGCCGGCCACCGGGGAGCCAACCCGCATAGCCTGATGGAGTAATCGTTGAATGGCGATCAATGCCACACCCATGTACAAGAAGGCCGAAGAGCGATATCGCTGCGCGACCAATGCGGCCGACCGGGTCGCCGCCCTGGAGGAAATGCTTCGCCTCGTCCCCAAGCACAAGGCCAGTGAGAAACTCCAGCTTCAAATCAAGCAGAAAATCAAGGCCGCGCGAGAGGACGCGCAACGCGCGCACAAGTCCGGTGGACACGCCTCGCATGACCTGTTCAGCGTACCCCGGCAGGGCGCCGGGCAAGTCGTCCTACTCGGTGCCGCCAACGTCGGCAAGAGTTCCATCGTCGGCGCGTTGACGCATGCAAAGGTTGAAATTGCGGATTTTCCTTTCTCCACGCACGCGGCCGTGCCCGGCATGGCTCATCACGAAGACGTTCCAATCCAGCTCGTCGATATGCCGCCGATCATGGAAGGCAATGCACAGCCCGGAATGCTGAATGCGTATCGCCGTGCCGACGCATTGCTGATCGTGATCGACCTGGCCTCAATCGAGGTCGTCGACCAGTTTGAGCAGTCGATCAGACTGCTTCGCGATCATCAGATGCGGCCGATGACGACGCCGACGCCGGACTTTGGTGGAGAAGACATGGAAGATCGGGACCTGGACGCAATCGACGCCACCGCCCTGCCGAAGCGCGCATTACTG from Phycisphaerae bacterium encodes the following:
- a CDS encoding hemerythrin domain-containing protein, giving the protein MTPRDIAKWIHDEHARVQEFTYDVRKQLAVPPVGQLSDWLPRLRTSFSKLATHLRNHMAMEEEGGYMKGVERIRPTLSRKVEALHHEHSELDRLMRELDASIAELRPEDNLLIRHAIARIGMFLAYVEQHKHEEENLVMYAFNQDLGTGD
- a CDS encoding 4Fe-4S cluster-binding domain-containing protein encodes the protein MTAVTLPQFEGREGGAPRVRYIRDIDKLTQIPPAERDKLKKVAERYVFRANDYYLGLINWDDPDDPIKQLIIPREEELNDWGQLDASNEASVTVTNGVQHKYPDTVLLLCNEVCGAYCRYCFRKRLFMDDNDEVTRDVSAGIRYIAEHPEVTNVLLTGGDPLLMATRKLRQIIGGLREIEHVRIIRIGSKMPAFDPWRILNDPDLQELLSTYSTPMRRIYLMAHFDHPRELTEAAIEGIDRFIRCGVICVNQCPLIKGINDDPDVLSDLYRKLSWIGCPPYYLFQGRPTAGNEPYEVPIVRGWDIFREALRRGSGLARRARYSMSHETGKIEIAGVDDQYIYLRYHRAKDPSLRGKFMVYRRNDEAYWLDQLEPVSPADAPRFNVESRYDVVDGPE
- a CDS encoding 50S ribosome-binding GTPase, with protein sequence MAINATPMYKKAEERYRCATNAADRVAALEEMLRLVPKHKASEKLQLQIKQKIKAAREDAQRAHKSGGHASHDLFSVPRQGAGQVVLLGAANVGKSSIVGALTHAKVEIADFPFSTHAAVPGMAHHEDVPIQLVDMPPIMEGNAQPGMLNAYRRADALLIVIDLASIEVVDQFEQSIRLLRDHQMRPMTTPTPDFGGEDMEDRDLDAIDATALPKRALLVANKLDAPGAMENLSTFRELMSGELEHLQVRGISAKSGEGMPEMLADLYELLNVIRVYAKKPGKPADKEAPFILPVGATVLDMAEHIHKDLAAKLKTARIWGGTVHDGQQVTGNHILTDKNIVELHV